In one window of Gemmatimonadota bacterium DNA:
- a CDS encoding RHS repeat-associated core domain-containing protein, translated as MARYSYGSAVEEIYFVTDGQGRELAAADFDGSRNQAVWGDGGHREAGTTTNGSSFDATRMGNADQPGVSLFRNRSYDANSGRWLQEDPIGIAGGVNLYQFNGNNPVAYTDPFGLCPKQDLLCQVFVSGAQALGGAAGFFGGLAEGGLEGLACGPAAPACSPALALTNAVAGAIAIGTAAGKAADAIMSGTEPLQMARAGRGGGNSAENRASNQIKKEYRFTPEGENAFHTEIGRLKKFYDVKSLTEEQLREAADIVRQNAKYIRPPE; from the coding sequence ATGGCGCGCTACTCCTATGGTAGTGCGGTCGAGGAGATCTACTTCGTCACGGACGGGCAGGGCCGCGAGCTGGCCGCCGCGGACTTCGATGGCAGCCGGAATCAGGCGGTCTGGGGGGATGGCGGCCATCGGGAGGCGGGCACCACCACCAATGGCTCATCCTTCGATGCCACCCGGATGGGCAATGCCGACCAGCCGGGGGTGTCCCTCTTCCGGAATCGCAGCTACGACGCCAACTCGGGACGCTGGCTGCAGGAAGACCCCATCGGGATTGCGGGGGGTGTGAATCTGTACCAGTTTAATGGGAACAACCCGGTAGCCTATACCGATCCGTTCGGATTGTGTCCCAAGCAAGACCTGCTCTGCCAGGTCTTCGTTTCAGGTGCCCAAGCCCTAGGCGGCGCAGCCGGGTTCTTCGGAGGGCTTGCCGAGGGCGGTCTGGAGGGCCTCGCCTGCGGGCCTGCTGCACCTGCCTGCTCACCCGCCTTGGCGCTAACGAACGCTGTCGCCGGCGCCATCGCAATTGGGACGGCGGCTGGTAAGGCCGCCGATGCAATCATGAGCGGTACCGAGCCGCTTCAGATGGCGAGGGCAGGCCGTGGCGGCGGCAACTCAGCTGAAAACCGGGCATCAAATCAGATCAAGAAGGAGTATAGGTTTACACCCGAAGGCGAGAACGCTTTCCACACAGAAATCGGCCGCCTCAAGAAATTCTACGATGTCAAGTCACTCACCGAGGAGCAGTTGCGTGAGGCGGCCGACATCGTCCGGCAGAATGCCAAGTACATCAGGCCACCGGAGTAA
- a CDS encoding IS110 family transposase codes for MVDALQGVPETPYLLSIPKVAPVTAAVFLGSIGDPRAYESSGQILRVAGLSLIERSSGILRGTKRISRRGRPLLRQAAYMFAVRSITKDGLFRAEYEALCQRNGGQKMKAVVAVMRSGLRLLYSVARDRRVFTAEPPVWRERPARQAVSA; via the coding sequence ATGGTCGACGCCCTGCAAGGGGTGCCCGAGACGCCCTACCTCCTGAGCATCCCCAAGGTCGCCCCGGTTACCGCGGCCGTCTTCCTCGGCTCGATCGGCGATCCCCGGGCCTACGAGTCGAGCGGCCAGATCCTCCGGGTGGCCGGGCTCTCCTTGATCGAGCGCTCCAGCGGGATACTCCGCGGCACCAAGCGGATCTCCAGGCGGGGCCGGCCGCTGCTCCGCCAAGCGGCGTACATGTTCGCGGTCCGGAGTATCACCAAGGACGGCCTGTTCCGGGCCGAGTACGAGGCGCTGTGCCAGCGCAATGGCGGCCAGAAGATGAAGGCCGTGGTGGCGGTGATGCGCTCGGGGCTTCGGCTCCTCTACAGCGTGGCGCGCGACCGGCGGGTCTTCACGGCCGAGCCGCCGGTGTGGCGTGAGCGGCCGGCGCGGCAAGCAGTCTCGGCCTGA
- a CDS encoding IS110 family transposase: MATLIASAKETIALTQATPERRLEITKLLARWALVREQLAVVEARIVALVDQCPEARVLLSVPEISAACAATIVAELGTPADFQHPRQVLKLAGMNLTGRQSGQTEGRRRQSKRGRPMLRRQLFLLAGRWCQPRGLYRPEYEAMRARGIPGTKAVCALARKLVPLLLRIMQTGEPFDEGRWRGNRHQVAA, translated from the coding sequence GTGGCGACGCTGATCGCTTCGGCGAAGGAGACCATCGCGCTGACCCAGGCCACGCCGGAGCGGCGGCTGGAGATCACCAAGCTCCTCGCTCGCTGGGCGCTGGTCCGGGAGCAACTGGCCGTGGTCGAGGCCCGGATCGTCGCGCTCGTGGACCAGTGCCCCGAAGCCCGGGTGCTGCTCTCGGTCCCCGAGATCAGCGCCGCCTGTGCCGCCACGATCGTGGCCGAGCTGGGCACCCCGGCCGACTTCCAGCACCCGCGCCAGGTCCTCAAGCTCGCCGGGATGAATCTCACCGGCCGCCAGAGCGGCCAGACCGAGGGCCGCCGGCGCCAGTCCAAGCGGGGCCGGCCGATGCTCCGGCGGCAGCTCTTCCTGCTGGCCGGCCGCTGGTGCCAGCCCCGGGGCCTGTACCGGCCCGAGTACGAGGCGATGCGGGCCCGGGGCATCCCGGGGACCAAGGCCGTGTGCGCTCTGGCCCGGAAGCTGGTGCCGCTGCTGCTCCGGATCATGCAGACCGGGGAGCCGTTCGACGAGGGCCGTTGGCGTGGGAATCGCCACCAAGTGGCCGCGTAG
- a CDS encoding transposase — MHVGVDTAKQFHVLVAQGPDGRRSKPFKVIVCRAGFAATHAHLQDLFPGLTPAQMLVGLEFAGHHGFTFARFLADRGYPVVNVLPAHTNRSKELEDNSPLKTDAKDAAQIAKLVGMGIFVRFPFLTTPYVELRLLSVQRHRLTVEATRFRNRLQGVLDLAWPEFLGQFSGLHKRTPLAILARWPLPQEFAAATPQAVWRHIHAASRGHVSRSGWRR; from the coding sequence GTGCATGTCGGGGTCGACACTGCCAAGCAGTTCCACGTCCTGGTGGCCCAGGGCCCTGACGGACGCCGCTCCAAGCCCTTCAAGGTAATTGTCTGCCGGGCCGGCTTCGCGGCCACCCACGCGCACCTGCAGGACCTCTTCCCGGGGCTCACCCCCGCCCAGATGCTGGTCGGCTTGGAGTTCGCCGGCCACCACGGCTTCACCTTCGCCCGGTTCCTGGCTGACCGGGGCTACCCCGTGGTCAATGTGCTCCCGGCCCACACCAATCGGTCCAAGGAGCTGGAGGACAACAGCCCCTTGAAGACCGACGCCAAGGATGCCGCCCAGATCGCCAAGCTGGTCGGGATGGGCATCTTCGTCCGCTTCCCGTTCCTGACGACGCCCTACGTCGAGCTCCGGCTCCTGTCCGTCCAGCGGCACCGGCTCACCGTCGAAGCCACCCGGTTCAGGAACCGGCTGCAGGGTGTCCTCGATCTGGCGTGGCCCGAGTTCCTCGGGCAGTTCAGCGGGCTCCACAAGCGGACCCCGCTCGCGATCCTGGCGCGCTGGCCATTGCCGCAGGAGTTCGCCGCCGCCACACCCCAGGCCGTCTGGCGGCACATCCACGCCGCGTCCCGGGGTCACGTCTCCAGGAGCGGGTGGCGACGCTGA